The Nerophis ophidion isolate RoL-2023_Sa linkage group LG20, RoL_Noph_v1.0, whole genome shotgun sequence genomic interval tccggctcagctccttcttcaccacaacggatcggtacaacgtccgcattactgaagacgccgcaccgatccacctgtcgatctcacgatccactcttccctcactcgtgaacaagactcctaggtacttgaactcctccacttggggcagggtctcctccccaacccggagatggcattccacccttttccgggcgagaaccatggactctgacttggaggtgctgattctcattccggtcgcttcacactcggctgcgaaccgatccagcgagagctgaagatcccggtcagatgaagccatcaggaccacatcatctgcaaaaagcagagacctaatcctgcggtcaccaaaccggaacccctcaacgccttgactgcgcctagaaattctgtccataaaagttatgtttttgtaaacagtttttaaatttttttttataatatagcgttaacgaaacgtctgtatttttataatatagccttatatttttataatatagcgttaacaaaacgtctgtaataatcatgaccccggaagtaaatggggggggggaaaggtttttgtaggggggaagaaatttggcgtgacagagccatgaaagccatatattttaaaatgtattttcgtgatagccatataatattttttaacactgactacaactaattgcgtgcatttttaagtaagacaaacatttttagagtataatacgtctcttattatttttaataaataacattgttattctgaagccaaccaataacaaataaaatacttcttattagggctgtgaatctttgtgtgtcccacgattctattcaatatcgattcttggggtcacgattcgataatatatcgatttttttcgattcgattcacgattcaaaaggattttgtattcattcaatacataggatttcagcaggatctaccccagtctgctgacatgctagcagagtaatagatttaaaaaaaaaaaagcttttataattataaaggacaatattttatcagctgattgcaataatgtacaattgttttaactattaaacgaaccaaaaatatgacttattttatctttgtgaaaacattggacacagtgtgttgtcaagcttatgagatgcgatgcaagtgtaagccactgtgacactattgttcttttttattatttttataaatgtctaatgataatgtcaatgagggttttttaatcactgctatgctgaaattataacaaatattgatactgttgttgataatattaatttttgtttcactacttttggtttgttctgtgtcgtgtttgtgtcttctctcaattgctctgtttattgcagttctgagtgttgctgggtcaggtttggttttggaattggattgaattgttatggtattgctgtgtagtggtttggtggattgataaaaaaaaaaaagataacaacaaaaaaatcgatttttttagaaatgagaatcgattcgatttgtattcgaattgattttttcccacacccctacttcttaccattaatgggacttcttgaacaggtgtggtataaaacggatggatggattaaaatgcatgagaatgttttatattttgaacctgatttttaacactgtgtataccagcggaattattaattatcgtgttaagcgatgtcagctaagatttaactgagagccagatgcagtcatcaaaagagacacatctggctagagagccataggttccctaccactgGATTAAggggtaccgtattttccgcactataaggcgcaccggattataaggcgcaccttcaatgaatggcctattttaaaggcctactgaattgtgattttcttatttaaacagggatagcaggtccattctatgtgtcatacttaataatttcgcgatattgccatatttttgctgaaaggatttagtagagaacatccacgataaagtttgcaacttttggtcgctaataaaaaggccctgcctttacctgaagtcgtagacgatgacatcacccgtgtgagggctcctcacatcctcacattgtttataatgggagcctccaacaaaaagagctactcagaccgagaaaacgacaatttccccaataatttgagtgaggatgaaagatttgtggctgaggatattgatagggaaggactagaaaaaaaataaaataaaaaatcaagttaaaaaaaagggattgcattgggactgattcagatgtttttagacacatttactaggatagttctgggaaatcccttatctttctattgtgttgctagtgttttagtgagtttaatagtacttgatagtcggaggggtgtgtccacgggtgtcttgaggccagtcaccttagcagaaaaacaaccccaaagcatgatgtttccacccccatgcttcacagtaagtatggtgttcttgggatgcaactcaatattcttcttcctccaaacacaacgagttgagtttataccaaaatggatacatggatgatacagcagaggattgggagaatgtcatgtggtcagatgaaaccaaaatagaactttttggtataaactcaactcgtcgtttttggagacctctgtcatcattttaagtgggagaacttgcacaatcggtggatgactaaatacttttttgccgcactgtatttagaagtcccagatccttgtgtggagctcggcGACCTACAAGGAtgtggcgagagtcaggttacgtTTTTTTAGTGGCCCGTGAAAAAACTGCATTGTAGCTAATGATATTGTCTTGCTTGGAGGTTCTTCTGAGCTTTTAGTCAGAACAGTTGCGTGAAATGTGAAACATTTACTTATTTGCAGTATCCGAAGCAGATGAGCTGGCCCTCCGTGAGAACATTGGCGAGCATGCGATGAATGGAACACCAGGGGGGACTTCATCAGAGTCACTCTCCCCTCAAGACACGCATACCTTCATAAAATGTAAATGTCCTATTTTATTCTTCCTTTTCAGATATTAGAATTCCCCTTTCACACATTTCATACCTATTTTCTTATGTGCCAACAGATTCTGATAGTGCACTTTGCCTTGTAGAGCCCAAGGTTTCGACAAAACTCCTTGCATATACTCACTACTTCAAATGACCTCGACTATTAAACAATACTACTACATGATCTTGATTTCCACAGGAGGAGGATGATAAAGACACAGTGTTTACTGCATTGGGGAGGGATCCAGAAAGGCCCGCCGAggtaacattttaaaacaacaatAATCCTACATATTGGAAACTCCCCACATTGAAGCATTAGAATTAGAgacgtccgataatattggactggcgatattatcggccgataaatgctttcaaatgtaatatcagaaatgatcggtattggtttcaaaaagtaaaatttatgactttttaaaatgccactgtgtacaccaggggtgcccattacgtcgatcgcgagctaccagtcaaccgcggggggtgtgtcagtcgatctcgagccaggcttttaaaaaaaatagacctaaaaattagtgatcatcaatcttcaccaagacgtcacttaaatgacattcacggtaccggagggtcttgtgagatgacgctggctgctgcaagatcattattattgaatatgaccgagaggaaggcgagaaacactttttatttcaacagactctcgcgccgtaccttccgtcaaaactctaaaggccgactgcacatttcctatcttcacaataaaagccctgcttcatgctgcctgcgctaactaaatacagagtctcggaaaactggcgtgcacaagcgatccctcagaaagctggcgtgcacataacttgtgcacgccagctttccgagactcttattttgttagcgcaggcagcatgaagcagggcttttattgtgaagataggaaatgtgcagtcggcctttagagttttgacggaagggacggcgcgaaagtctgttgaaataaaaagtgtttctcgtcttcctctctgtcattttttcataataatgaactggcagcagccagcgtcatctcacaagaccctcgggtgccgtgaatgtcaattaagcaagctacggaatttgccgccaatttttttcttgtaaagtgtatggaagctggatgaattagatgccaaaaaccaaccactttcatgtggtattgtacagaaaggacaacttttttcctcctccatttgaaaatgtgggcgttatcatcattactgtctgattccaatcaatgcaagtcatcagaatcaggtaatacaccaacttatattcttgtcctcgtgaaagaaagacatctatatgtgttacacatgcttgtattatcattaaacacatttaacttgtttacaaaaatgtatctttcataaataaataaatataaatgatatatataaatgaggtagatcccctcgagttggtcaattgaaaaatagctcgcctgcagaaaaagtgtgggcacccctggtgtacacggacgtaaggagaagGACAGACCGCCAATAAACCTtataggcactgcctttgcgtgccggcccaatcacattatATCTGCGGCATGTCACACACAcgtgtgaatgcaaggcatacttggtaaacagccatacaggtcacactgagggtggccctataaactactttaacactgtaacaaatatgcgtcgcactgtgaacccacaccaaacaagaatgacaaacacgtttcgggagaacatccgcaccgtaacacaacataaacacaactgaacaaatacccagaaccccttgcagcactaactcttccgggacgttacgcccacttcaacctcttaatgctctctcagggagaccatgtcccaaattccaagctgctgttttgaggcatgttaaaataaataatgtactttgtgacttgaatagtaaatatggcagtgccatactggcatttttttccataaattgagttgatttattttggaaaaccttgttggattgtttaatgcatccaccggggcatcacaacaaaattaggcataataatgtgttaattccacgactgtatatatcggtatcggttgatatcggaatcgctaattaagagttggacaatatcggatatcgccaaaaaagccattatcggacatctctaattagaatgttaattatttaaattgttttttattgaatacattttttttttttttacagagaacAGCCGGACACGAGCAGTGTTCATCAAACTCTTCATCACAGATTGAAATCGTAAGAAGATGAGTAAATGTGCAAGGGATTACTTGTGTCGAATTTCACTTAATCATCGTTCTCAATTTTGTCTTTACAGATGCCAGTAAACGAGGTGTACAAAATGCATCTGCTCAAGAAAATGGAAAAAACCGACAAAGAAATGGTGTACTTGGACTGGCAAATTAAGAAAGCACATCTGGAATTTGAAATTCTAAAATACAAGTTAGAGGTGGGTGCACATTCACAAGTGAATTGTTAAATATTTGACCATTTATGAATAACTGActgacttttttttgtgtgtaggaAATGAAGACGAAAACAAAATGATTTTTTGGGGGGTCCGGGGGGGTTATTTTTACTACTGTGGTTTTTGTCTGGTGCAGACTAATGAGCACAATTATGAAATAGATCTATGATGCTTGATATCTGCAGGTTGGATTATGTTTGACTCAGGCTGGCTTTTGTACACAATACTGGGACTACATTACCCATGATCCTCCACTGCCTTCTGACAGCCAACATTGGTGTTCTTAACACTGGACTCTAAACTCGAACAAAAAGTGCATGCACAGTTGGGTTGTTGTTTAAGTTCATTCCGAACATGCATACAGTGTTTGGTTGACATTTATTGTGTTTGCCTTTttgatacatattttttaaaataaatgattcttcaataaagtttgtctaaatacTTGCCTGAAATGGCGCTTCATTTGAGTTGCGCAGAAGTAAAACCAAACGCCACAATTAAGTTAAAGTTggtaattgtgattattattattagagatgtccggtaatggcttttttgccgatatctaatattccgatattgtccaactctgaattaccgataccaaaatatacagtcgtggaattaacatattattatgcctcattttgttgtgatacccgctggatgcattgaacgatgtaacaaggttttccaaaataaatcaactcaagttatgggaaaaaaaatgccaacatggaactgccatatttattattgaagtcacaaagtgtattttttttattttttttttaacatgcctcaaaacaacagcttggtatttgggacatgctttctctgagagagcatggggGGGGTTGATGTGGGCGGGGGCAGGGTTGAGGTGTGGGGGGTAGGCAGtaatggggggtgtatattgtagcgtccggaagagttaatgctgcaaggggttctgggtatttgttctgttttgtttatgttgtgttacggtgcggatgttctcccgaaatgtgtttgtcattcttgtttggtgtgggttcacattgtggcgcatatttgtaactgtgttaaagttttttataggATCACCCTCAGTGTTGACCAAgtctgccttgcattcacttgtgtgtgtgtttgtgtgaaaagccgtagatattatgtgactgggccggcacgcaattgCAGTGTCtcaaaggtttattggcgctcggtTCTACGTATGtacgtgtacacagcggcgttttaaaaaaagtaatacattttcctttttttaaaaccaatatcgataattttgaaaccgatagctataattacattttaaagcatttatcggccgataatatcgccaggccgatatcatcggacatctctaattattattatttggaagTCTGtcaatgttctcattcatccaggtcattgtaatctcaggacaTTCAATCACAACTGGACAGTTTGGTTTGTTTTAGAAGACGTTTCGTCTCTCATCCTAATAGGTTTCATCAGTTTCTGCTCATAGACTACATTGGTGAGATCTAGTCTtgatcttagattggtcagatctagtctagcggttgGGGCCCAAACCCCaatttaagtctatgagcatgaactgatgaagcgaGAGAGGCGAAACTTCTTctaaaacagtccagttgcgatcgattaaaTGTCCTGAGATTATTATTAATCAAATTCATACTTTTACAGGTGTTGGTTTGTAAAAATAACGACTCACGAGACAATCAGTGAATTGGGTATTTCCTTGTTACAGGATGGTGCTTTAAAACGATTTAAAGAAAAGAAAGTACTGTAAATTCTGAaccataagccgctacttttttcctacactttggacCCTGCGGCTTAAAGACTGTGCTgctaatttatgtattttcttCCCTAAGGgccataataaaaaaatgtttgaaaaaaaaacaagtaaaaacttTGAGCTCTCTGTAGGTgttgcagtgtccttccattaaGTGCTTTCAAACCGAACGTAGATTGCCATTCAGTCTTCGAGCTGTCCATAGCGTTCAACTTGTATGGATTTTTCATTTATCACTCCGACCAACATTtttaactaaaactgtttatacttactgtgtgtgttttttttttcggagccttttcatgcatatgtgtatgCGCTATTGTAATGCAATGACGCTAGCAGCGTTAACAtgagctaacacgtttacgacggtctttgttagtattattaactcacaacggcattcttttttgtattgtttcagtttcgcaaattcctcagtaaacacAGCaagacgtcactgtggagttattgagtctgtttagctgattggagagcgagcttccacagctagtgggtccatgacgatgacttctgttttgttttgatcacccattttactgccgtgttacagacaccgtttggaaacaattgaggtATGTATTTAAACATTCACAGAATGTGTATATAAaccatttcacaacatatatatcggTGCGGCTAATATGAAACATTTTATCCGTCGAATGGGTGCAGCTTATATTCATGATGCTCtgcaccaggggtgcccacactttttctgcaggcgagctacttttcaattgaccaactcgaggggatctacctcatttatagatatcatttatatttatctatttatgaaagagacatttttgtaaacaagttaaatgtgtttaatgataatgcaagcatgtgtaacacatatagatgtctttctttcacgaagacaagaatataagttggtgtattacctgattctgatgacttgcattgattggaatcagacagtaatgatgataacgcccacgttttcaaatggaggagaaaaaaagttgtcctttctgtacaataccacatgaaagtggttggtttttggcatctaattcatccagcttccatacactttacaagaaaaacattggcggcaaattccgtagcttgcttgattgacattcacggcacccgagggtcttgtgagatgacgctggctgctgccagttcattattatgaaaaaatgacggagaggaaggcgagaaacactttttatttcaacagactttcgcgccgtcccttccgtcaaaactctaaaggccgactgcacatttcctatcttcacaataaaagccctgcttcatgctgcctgcgctaacaaaataagagtctcggaaagctggcgtgcacaagtgatgtgcacgccagctttctgaaggatcgcttgtgcacgccagttttccgagactctgtatttagttagcgcaggcagcatgaagcagggcttttgttgtgaagataggaaatgtgcagtcggcctttagagttttgacggaaggtacggcgcgagagtctgttgaaataaaaagtgtttctcgccttcctctcggtcatattttcataataatgatcttgcagcagccagcgtcatctcacaagaccctccggtaccgtgaatgtcatttaagtgaagtcttggtgaatattgatgatcactaatttttaggtctatttttttttaaaagcccggctggagatcgactgacacaccccccgcggtcgactggtagctcgcgatcgatgtaatgggcacccctgctctgcacactcttggcattctctcgatgagcttcaagcacgcctgtgaagtaaaaaaatatttcaggtgactacttcttgaaactcatcgagagaatgccaatagtgtgcaaaaaagtaaccagagcaaagggtggatattttgaagaaactagaatatgaaacatgttttcagttattcacCTTTGATTGCTAagcacataactccacatgtgttcattcctagttttgatgccttcagtgagaatctacaatgtaaataatcatcaaaataaagaaaatgcattgactgaggcgtgtccaaacttttggcctgtactgtacatttgaCTTAATCAAAAAGTTAACATGAAAACAATTTGCAGTGCAGTGCAAACCATCTTAAAGATTCTTTATAACGACAAGGAGACCATCCACTGTTTGTCATACTTTTAATTTTCTATCCATACATTGGGGAAATGTAGTTTCTCTTTCCAACTTTAACAGTAATAATATGTCTAATTTTGATGTAGTTATTTATTACAGATCTGTGCAGGTGTGTGTTTCGTaacacatcacacatgtatgaactttttgtgtttttttaatttcaattttaattgttttaattaatCAGACCACGGGTGGCAAAACTGTCTGAATGGCACCTATATGTTGCTTTTATGCACCCACAAAACAATGCATTGCACAATTGCTCACGGTCAATGCAATGACTATCAATACCGATTTgcgccaccagatggcagcacaTTGCAGACATACAAAGTTTGTTGTCGCCTTATTGTAAGATGGGGAGCCGCCGTGGGGCCGGATTCTTAACGCTgacgggccggatctggcccgcgggccttaatTTGATCTACATCTTCAAACtacatttaaagtcctactgaaacccactactaccgaccatgcagtctgatagtttatatatcaatgatgaaatattaacattgccacacatgccaatacggcctttttagattactaaattccaattttaaatttcccgccaggtgtcctgttgaaaacgtcgcggtatgatgacgcgtccatttgacgtctcgggttgcagcggacattattttccagcccgatgcaagctataagtagtctgctttaatcgcataattacacagtattctggacatttgtgttgctgaatctttattcaattgataatggagaagtcaaagtagaaagatggaggtgggaagcttttagcctttagccacacaaacacagccggtggttccttgtttaaaattcccgaaggtgaagctttactatggaacggagcggtcaagcgaacatggatcccgaccacatgtcaaccggcaggttttggtgagaaaattgtggtaacaagttggctcttaccgtagttatgagcggagcctgcgtcttcctgcagctgctgcggactattacctcctcccacggagatgctggcggtcaccacacccctccaactttcaggtactatataatctcacaaaaacactagtaacacaataggcagataagggatttcccagaattgtcctagtaaatgtgtctaataacatctgaatcgctcccactgccctcgcctttttttttttttttctctagttcttcactctcactatcctcatccacaaatctttcatcctcgctcaaattaatggggaaatcgtcgcttcctcggtccgaatcgctctcgctgctggtggctatgattataaacaatgtgaggatgtgaggagctctacaacccgtgacgtcacgcgcacatcgtctgctacttccagtaaaggcaaggcttttttgttagcgaccaaaagttgagaactttctcgtggatgttccctactaaatcctttcagcaaaaatatggcaatatcgcgaaatgatcaagtatgacacatagactggacctgctatccccgtttaaataagaaaatctcatttcagtaggcctttaaactacatttaaaccactttgggtggcactgggagcaggtgggtaacgtgtcttgctcaagggcacaatGGCAGGGACTAGTATGGTGGAGGCGGAAGTCGATCCTGGAACCTGGCATGGCCGATGTACCAGCAGAGGGCGCTTGAGTGTGTGCATACAAAAAACAACCAACCAAAATGCAGTTAAAAGAAGTTAATAATTAGTTATTAAgaaataaaatgatttttttttacagtttctgtaaagatttgtatttacggcatagctcggttggtagagtggccgtgccagcaacttgagggttgcaggttcgattcccgcttcagccatcctagtcactgccgttgtgtccttgggcaagacactttacccacctgctcccagtgccacccacactggtttaaatgtaacttagatattgggtttcactatgtaaagcgctttgagtcactagagaaaagtgctatataaatataattcacttcacttcactaatcacatataaacatccatccattttctaccgcttgttccttgtATTCCAGATGAAGtccacaatttatatata includes:
- the LOC133538720 gene encoding uncharacterized protein LOC133538720 isoform X1; the encoded protein is MESHSKIWTAEETHYLLYIWTSAEVQSELETATRTRPVLERIREEMAEAGFVRTFDQINNKLKKLKKDYRDHKKGLCRQRSAGGKMLFFKQLNSVLGTRKTCQLAGKAFNNYKTSQDPGPSQTCMDFLSEADELALRENIGEHAMNGTPGGTSSESLSPQDTHTFIKYSDSALCLVEPKEEDDKDTVFTALGRDPERPAERTAGHEQCSSNSSSQIEIMPVNEVYKMHLLKKMEKTDKEMVYLDWQIKKAHLEFEILKYKLEFRKFLSKHSKTSLWSY
- the LOC133538720 gene encoding uncharacterized protein LOC133538720 isoform X2, with amino-acid sequence MESHSKIWTAEETHYLLYIWTSAEVQSELETATRTRPVLERIREEMAEAGFVRTFDQINNKLKKLKKDYRDHKKGLCRQRSAGGKMLFFKQLNSVLGTRKTCQLAGKAFNNYKTSQDPGPSQTCMDFLSEADELALRENIGEHAMNGTPGGTSSESLSPQDTHTFIKYSDSALCLVEPKEEDDKDTVFTALGRDPERPAERTAGHEQCSSNSSSQIEIMPVNEVYKMHLLKKMEKTDKEMVYLDWQIKKAHLEFEILKYKLEEMKTKTK